A single window of Gossypium arboreum isolate Shixiya-1 chromosome 13, ASM2569848v2, whole genome shotgun sequence DNA harbors:
- the LOC108463396 gene encoding monooxygenase 1-like, whose protein sequence is MNISEQEQDIVIVGGGISGLATALAFRRKGIKSMVLERSETLRAAGVGIIMQPNGWRALDQLGVAAKLRQTCTEIPSGVFISVAEGKCRESELPLGKGELRCLKRMELMKALAEELPVESVYLGCRAVSILLDPLTSNPLLQLHDGTLIKAKIVIGCDGVNSIISKFVGVNSPKLFSRCATRGFTYYEGGHSFGDKFRFYSSNDVTLGQLPVTDKLVYWFLTRVLTSQDLSDAKKDPAYITKASLEAIKGFPEEIVELVKNTEPNTLYLTELRYRAPWDLVRTKFRKGTVVVAGDAMHAMCPFISQGGGASLEDAVVLARCLSEKLKQAAEGGGKRLVVEALDEYVRERRMRVFWLSLQTYFIGLAQDNTSKVKKALGIAGLILVFGDQTSHTDYDCGHL, encoded by the exons ATGAATATTAGTGAACAAGAACAGGACATCGTCATCGTCGGCGGTGGTATTTCTGGCTTGGCCACCGCCCTTGCTTTTCGCAG GAAAGGAATAAAGAGCATGGTGTTAGAGAGATCGGAAACGCTGCGAGCCGCCGGCGTTGGCATCATTATGCAACCGAATGGGTGGCGTGCACTTGATCAGTTGGGTGTTGCCGCCAAGCTTCGGCAGACTTGCACTGAAATTCCATC GGGAGTATTTATATCAGTTGCTGAGGGCAAGTGTCGTGAATCAGAATTACCTCTTGG GAAAGGGGAATTACGTTGTTTGAAACGGATGGAGCTGATGAAGGCACTAGCGGAGGAATTGCCTGTGGAAAGTGTGTATTTGGGATGCCGAGCGGTCTCTATCCTACTTGACCCTCTTACTTCCAATCCCCTTCTTCAACTCCACGATGGCACTCTCATTAAAGCCAAG ATTGTAATTGGATGCGACGGGGTGAActccataatttcaaaatttgtaGGCGTAAATTCCCCAAAGCTTTTCTCTCGATGTGCGACCAGAGGTTTCACGTATTATGAAGGTGGTCATAGTTTTGGCGATAAGTTTCGTTTTTATAGCTCCAATGATGTTACTTTGGGACAGCTTCCTGTAACTGATAAGCTTGTGTATTGGTTTTTGACTCGAGTCTTAACATCTCAAG ATTTGAGTGATGCAAAGAAGGATCCAGCCTACATAACAAAAGCATCACTAGAAGCAATAAAGGGTTTCCCTGAAGAAATAGTGGAGCTGGTAAAGAACACAGAGCCCAATACGTTGTACCTGACTGAACTTCGGTATCGGGCGCCATGGGACCTGGTGCGCACCAAGTTCAGAAAAGGCACGGTGGTTGTGGCAGGAGATGCAATGCATGCGATGTGCCCTTTCATCTCACAAGGTGGAGGGGCGTCGCTAGAGGACGCAGTGGTGTTGGCAAGATGCTTGTCTGAGAAACTTAAGCAAGCAGCGGAAGGTGGAGGAAAAAGGTTGGTTGTGGAAGCCCTAGATGAGTATGTGCGGGAGCGTAGGATGAGGGTTTTCTGGCTTTCTTTGCAGACATATTTCATTGGACTTGCACAAGACAATACGTCTAAGGTGAAGAAAGCTTTGGGTATTGCTGGCCTAATTCTTGTTTTTGGGGACCAGACAAGTCATACTGATTATGACTGCGGCCACCTCTGA